A region of Haladaptatus caseinilyticus DNA encodes the following proteins:
- a CDS encoding sugar phosphate isomerase/epimerase family protein, with the protein MQSAIQFYTLRALDEPLDRTLDRVAETSLDGVEFGVGEATSPADIADELADRDLQLANLMAGTDDLENPQSGLLEVCDALDCDTVVLGYLDASYFESVERVEETSTMLSEFARTLDEYGLNFHYHNHDHEFGEIGGRTAFDILLESVDERVGFELDLGWIGTGGDDPYARLNSLGDRVSSVHVKDMHFETGKFVSLGEGDLNLDRAIRTAQEQNVEWVIYENDEPDDPVTELEHGADRLADEVKNT; encoded by the coding sequence ATGCAGAGTGCAATACAGTTCTATACCCTGCGAGCGCTGGATGAACCGCTCGACCGGACGCTCGACCGTGTCGCCGAAACCAGCCTCGACGGCGTAGAGTTCGGTGTGGGGGAGGCCACGTCCCCGGCTGACATTGCAGACGAGCTTGCCGACCGCGATCTTCAGCTCGCGAACCTGATGGCGGGGACTGATGACCTCGAGAACCCCCAATCAGGGCTTCTCGAGGTCTGTGATGCACTCGACTGTGATACAGTGGTACTCGGTTATCTCGATGCGTCCTACTTCGAGTCAGTCGAACGGGTCGAGGAAACCTCTACCATGCTCTCCGAGTTCGCCCGGACATTGGACGAGTACGGATTGAACTTCCACTATCACAACCACGACCACGAATTCGGCGAAATCGGAGGGAGGACGGCGTTCGACATACTCCTCGAGTCCGTCGACGAACGGGTCGGGTTCGAACTCGATCTCGGGTGGATCGGAACCGGTGGCGACGACCCCTACGCCCGTCTCAACTCGCTTGGTGACCGTGTGTCGTCCGTTCATGTGAAGGACATGCATTTCGAGACTGGGAAGTTCGTGAGTCTCGGGGAGGGCGACTTAAACCTCGACAGGGCGATTCGAACCGCACAGGAGCAGAACGTCGAGTGGGTGATCTACGAAAATGACGAACCCGACGACCCCGTAACCGAGCTTGAACACGGCGCTGATCGCCTCGCCGACGAGGTCAAGAACACATAG
- a CDS encoding HEAT repeat domain-containing protein has translation MAHHDTGDGTDFLSRARNEPATVPVSDAVSLLTAPEVVGRDGLVGAIVTVIEANPDQRDHAVEVLRNALSSPDPEVRNAAATVVGSVAENRPTLLSALTPSLVECLDDDATLPRINATHALMEVAPHAPDASARGVQTLAEHLESEFPNLRELAARCLLAIAQADSASIEPAVPALLDVLPCERTGSETEPTDIDVPGKTTPGKSPVTERMADARTRRLRLRVISAETIATVAREDPSAVPLDDRLLDAIEADVAVPVRRWATDTVAALVRSDVDNSRLAIDPLVRVVGDSNAPLAIRGVAAETLAHCAEIRFEETTAAARSVISDLGELLSVDDQTARAGSAALLTYLTERFPDEASVTSTAIRAALDAESDSVRARAAFALGYVADSDDRRKLASLRENDPSEAVRGAADVALRETNGDPDS, from the coding sequence ATGGCTCACCACGATACGGGTGACGGTACTGACTTTCTGTCGCGTGCACGAAACGAACCGGCCACGGTACCTGTCTCCGACGCGGTTTCACTGTTGACTGCCCCGGAAGTGGTCGGTCGAGACGGGCTTGTTGGAGCCATTGTGACGGTAATAGAGGCTAATCCCGACCAACGTGACCATGCTGTGGAGGTGCTACGGAACGCCCTTTCCTCCCCGGACCCCGAAGTTAGAAACGCAGCAGCAACGGTCGTCGGAAGCGTCGCCGAAAATCGACCGACACTTCTGTCTGCTCTGACACCTAGCCTTGTCGAGTGCCTTGACGATGATGCAACTCTCCCTCGAATCAATGCGACACATGCCCTGATGGAGGTTGCCCCACACGCACCTGATGCAAGCGCCCGCGGTGTTCAAACCCTCGCTGAACATCTCGAGAGCGAGTTTCCGAATCTACGGGAACTAGCCGCACGGTGTTTGCTTGCGATAGCTCAAGCCGACTCTGCATCAATTGAACCAGCGGTTCCCGCGCTGTTGGATGTTCTCCCATGCGAACGAACGGGATCCGAAACCGAACCGACTGACATCGATGTCCCTGGAAAAACGACTCCCGGGAAGTCACCTGTCACCGAGCGAATGGCAGACGCGCGCACCCGACGACTTCGACTGCGCGTCATCTCTGCGGAGACGATAGCGACCGTCGCTCGAGAGGACCCCTCAGCCGTGCCGCTCGACGATCGGCTTCTCGATGCGATCGAGGCGGATGTCGCGGTTCCGGTTCGACGTTGGGCCACCGATACCGTCGCCGCTCTCGTTCGATCCGACGTCGATAACTCTCGGCTGGCGATAGACCCACTGGTAAGGGTCGTCGGCGACAGCAACGCACCACTTGCTATCCGCGGGGTAGCTGCTGAAACGCTCGCACACTGTGCCGAGATCCGATTCGAAGAGACAACGGCCGCTGCACGGTCAGTGATTTCAGATCTCGGCGAGTTACTGTCCGTCGACGACCAAACCGCTCGTGCAGGAAGCGCGGCGCTTCTCACGTATCTCACGGAGCGATTCCCCGACGAGGCATCCGTAACGTCCACAGCGATCCGAGCTGCACTCGATGCAGAATCCGACTCCGTTCGCGCTCGTGCAGCGTTCGCGCTCGGATACGTCGCTGATTCCGACGATCGGAGGAAGCTGGCTTCGTTACGCGAGAATGATCCCTCGGAAGCTGTTCGTGGAGCAGCCGACGTTGCGCTTCGGGAGACTAACGGTGATCCGGATTCGTGA
- a CDS encoding Gfo/Idh/MocA family protein, translating to MTTYRIAFVGTGPAPESPDASGFAMAYRHAMAYDSRNDCKLVACADIVRENGDAFADSFAISDSNVYESYETMLEETEPDIVSVCVPPAIHADIVVGCIQTGIPDAIHCEKPMADTWGDCRRMVTEASEGNVQLTFNHQRRFGGPFRKAKALLNDGAIGELQRVEFSASTLFDYGSHSFDLSNFYVDESDPKWVLAQIDYSEENIFFGAHNENQALVQWEYESGVHGLAVTGTGSGAQLVDCHNRLIGSDGTIEIGVGFGGGEPGPVLRVRRTGSTGWETIDTDEDVHGAKDVTSLEKDQVFLRRAVADVVESLSSDESSDLSGENALRATKLIFGAWESARRRGRIEFPLSFDDNPLVAMVESGALTPEPASD from the coding sequence ATGACAACATACCGTATCGCCTTCGTCGGAACCGGTCCCGCCCCCGAGAGTCCGGACGCGTCCGGGTTCGCGATGGCGTACCGACACGCAATGGCCTACGACTCCCGAAACGACTGCAAACTCGTCGCGTGCGCCGATATCGTTCGTGAAAACGGTGATGCGTTCGCCGACAGCTTTGCCATCTCTGATTCGAACGTGTACGAATCGTACGAGACGATGCTCGAAGAAACGGAGCCGGATATCGTTAGTGTCTGTGTTCCACCGGCCATTCATGCTGATATCGTCGTCGGTTGTATTCAGACTGGCATTCCCGATGCCATCCATTGTGAGAAGCCGATGGCTGATACATGGGGTGACTGCCGACGAATGGTTACCGAAGCATCCGAAGGGAACGTCCAGCTCACCTTCAACCACCAGCGCCGCTTCGGCGGACCGTTCCGTAAGGCGAAGGCGTTGCTCAACGACGGTGCCATCGGAGAACTTCAGCGTGTCGAGTTCTCCGCCAGCACACTCTTCGACTACGGTTCCCACTCGTTCGACCTGAGTAACTTCTACGTAGACGAATCCGATCCGAAATGGGTCCTCGCACAGATCGATTACAGCGAGGAAAACATCTTCTTCGGAGCACACAACGAAAACCAAGCATTGGTACAGTGGGAGTACGAGAGCGGTGTTCACGGTCTCGCAGTGACTGGTACTGGCTCGGGGGCACAACTCGTCGACTGCCACAACCGCCTGATCGGTAGTGACGGCACTATCGAAATCGGAGTCGGCTTCGGTGGCGGCGAACCAGGGCCGGTTCTACGCGTTCGACGAACGGGTTCGACGGGATGGGAAACCATCGATACCGATGAAGACGTTCACGGGGCGAAAGATGTAACCAGTCTCGAAAAGGATCAGGTGTTCCTTCGACGGGCAGTCGCGGACGTCGTCGAAAGCCTGTCATCCGACGAATCATCGGACCTCTCCGGCGAGAACGCCCTCCGGGCAACGAAACTCATCTTCGGCGCGTGGGAGTCAGCACGTCGCCGTGGCCGAATCGAATTCCCGCTCAGTTTCGATGACAACCCACTCGTGGCGATGGTCGAGTCAGGGGCACTCACACCGGAACCGGCCTCGGATTAA
- a CDS encoding ABC transporter ATP-binding protein, with the protein MSTDEPLLSIEDAHVHFENNTLMGLGGSETVRAVDGVSLEIPENDVVVLVGESGCGKTTLGKTAVALQRPTGGAVTYRGQDVWEAKKRSESLNPVKRLSNDESQIPWGEIRRSLQIIHQDPGSSMNSNYTVESALEDPLKRWQPNLSKEDRQARIFAMLDRVGMTPSEDYANRYPHQLSGGEQQRVALIRALLMNPDLILADESISALDVSLRVEMMDLMLELQDLFNTSYLFISHNLSNAKYIASKADGRIGIMYLGELVEIGPVEQIIDDPQHPYTKVLKWATPDLLSKNVEQPPLRSLDVPDPSNPPSGCRFHTRCPEARELCKRESPPMEHTSNEHRAACFRTDSISEYWQSEELDDGLSPASELDDTSATNTADSESD; encoded by the coding sequence ATGAGCACCGACGAACCCCTCCTTTCCATCGAGGATGCTCACGTCCATTTCGAGAATAACACGCTGATGGGTCTCGGTGGATCGGAGACGGTACGTGCCGTCGATGGTGTCAGTCTCGAGATTCCGGAGAACGATGTTGTCGTTCTCGTCGGTGAGTCCGGCTGCGGGAAGACCACGCTCGGAAAGACAGCGGTGGCACTCCAGCGACCGACTGGAGGCGCCGTGACGTATCGCGGCCAGGATGTTTGGGAGGCGAAAAAACGCTCGGAATCTCTCAACCCCGTAAAGCGACTATCGAACGACGAGAGTCAAATCCCGTGGGGCGAGATTCGTCGGTCACTCCAAATAATCCATCAGGATCCTGGTTCGTCGATGAATTCCAATTATACCGTCGAATCTGCACTCGAGGATCCCTTGAAACGTTGGCAGCCGAACCTTTCGAAGGAAGACCGGCAGGCACGCATCTTCGCCATGCTCGACCGCGTGGGAATGACGCCGTCGGAAGACTACGCGAATCGGTATCCACACCAGCTCTCGGGCGGGGAGCAGCAGCGAGTCGCGCTGATCAGGGCACTCCTCATGAATCCGGATCTCATCCTCGCGGACGAATCCATCAGTGCGCTCGACGTGTCGCTGCGCGTCGAGATGATGGATCTCATGCTCGAACTACAGGATCTGTTCAACACCTCGTACCTGTTCATCTCCCACAACCTCTCGAACGCGAAGTACATTGCGAGCAAAGCTGACGGGCGTATCGGTATCATGTATCTCGGCGAACTCGTCGAGATCGGACCGGTCGAGCAGATCATCGATGACCCCCAACATCCATACACGAAAGTCCTGAAGTGGGCCACACCGGACCTCCTCTCGAAGAACGTCGAGCAGCCGCCGCTTCGATCGCTCGACGTCCCCGATCCGTCGAATCCGCCGAGCGGCTGTCGGTTCCATACGCGCTGTCCGGAGGCTCGCGAGCTCTGTAAACGGGAGTCGCCACCGATGGAACACACCAGCAACGAACATCGAGCTGCTTGCTTTCGCACCGACAGTATAAGCGAATATTGGCAGAGTGAGGAACTGGACGACGGACTCAGTCCTGCCTCAGAACTCGACGACACGTCAGCAACGAACACGGCTGATTCCGAAAGCGACTGA
- a CDS encoding ABC transporter ATP-binding protein, translated as MSIETPKRNPATDVDGDVVLEVRNASVTFDMERGESRVLNDVNLEIMRDEVLGVVGESGSGKSMFADSLLNAVVDPGEFSGEIIYHPEEGEPVDLHSLAPSELKEVRWEEVSFMVQGAQSAFNPTMTVRSHFWETLNEHDYDIGAGMERAREILTDLHLDADIVLDSYPHELSGGMKQRALIALSLILKPNVLVMDEPTAALDLLMQRSIISLLNRLKEKYGLTMVFITHDLSLVSDIADRLGVMYAFEFIELGKTKDILRRPAHPYTRSLLNSVPNLATVEEEMEAIPGSAPDPVDIPDGCSYHPRCPLADEQCRRANPEMFGLGNDQGAACFYPDEARERLQLNYLPDDGETANTDIAGTRGSDMGGGV; from the coding sequence ATGTCCATCGAGACACCGAAGCGGAATCCAGCAACCGATGTCGACGGCGATGTCGTGCTTGAAGTCCGCAATGCCTCGGTCACGTTCGACATGGAACGCGGCGAGTCGCGTGTCCTCAACGACGTGAATCTCGAGATCATGCGCGACGAGGTGTTGGGTGTCGTGGGCGAGTCCGGTTCCGGCAAGTCCATGTTCGCGGATTCGTTGTTGAACGCCGTTGTCGATCCGGGAGAGTTCTCGGGCGAGATCATCTATCACCCGGAGGAGGGAGAACCGGTCGACCTCCACTCGCTCGCTCCCTCCGAGCTGAAGGAAGTGCGCTGGGAAGAAGTCTCGTTCATGGTACAGGGTGCTCAGAGCGCGTTTAACCCGACGATGACCGTTCGGTCACATTTCTGGGAGACGCTCAACGAACACGACTACGACATCGGTGCGGGAATGGAGCGCGCACGGGAAATCCTGACCGATCTTCACCTCGATGCCGATATCGTGCTCGACTCGTACCCACACGAACTGAGCGGCGGAATGAAACAACGAGCACTCATCGCCCTCTCGCTCATCCTCAAGCCCAACGTACTGGTGATGGACGAGCCCACGGCTGCGCTCGACCTACTGATGCAGCGTTCTATCATCAGCCTCCTCAACCGGTTGAAGGAGAAGTACGGATTGACGATGGTGTTCATCACTCATGACCTCTCGTTGGTCTCGGACATCGCCGACCGTCTCGGGGTAATGTATGCGTTCGAGTTCATCGAACTCGGCAAGACGAAGGACATTCTCCGGCGTCCGGCTCACCCGTACACCCGGTCACTCCTGAACTCCGTTCCCAACCTTGCCACGGTAGAAGAGGAGATGGAGGCGATTCCAGGCTCCGCCCCCGATCCCGTCGACATCCCGGATGGCTGTTCGTATCATCCACGCTGTCCGCTCGCCGACGAACAGTGCAGACGCGCAAACCCGGAAATGTTTGGCCTCGGGAACGACCAGGGTGCAGCCTGCTTCTACCCCGATGAAGCTAGGGAGCGACTTCAGCTTAATTACCTTCCCGACGATGGGGAGACGGCGAATACTGATATTGCCGGAACCCGTGGATCGGACATGGGAGGTGGAGTATGA